In a genomic window of Occallatibacter riparius:
- the pstC gene encoding phosphate ABC transporter permease subunit PstC translates to MIGQVPEIRIAQTQSPSASGSPSQEAPRPTGSVPESEIRKFLLSRGNSAVADRGFQWLMVLCAFSIFGIVVLIATELIRQSQEAWHAFGLKFFFKADIDPSTNLPWYWDPVNGHFSALPFVYGTLVTSLMALVLAVPLAVGVAIFLTEMCPKSLRGGLAFVTELLAAIPSVIYGLWAIFILVPILRQYVNPGLNKALGWTGFFTDTNPTGLGYFASSVILAIMILPIISSLTREVMSAVPHSQREAVLALGATRWEMIRTGVLRNARIGIVGAIILGLGRALGETMAVQMVIGNTPEISRSLLANGTSMAAVIASEYAEAANDLHRSALTEIGLALFIVTIIVNTLARLLVWAVTRGAPARAH, encoded by the coding sequence GTGATCGGACAAGTGCCCGAGATTCGAATTGCCCAAACTCAATCCCCGTCTGCATCAGGATCTCCTTCCCAGGAAGCTCCCAGGCCAACCGGCTCGGTTCCGGAATCTGAGATTCGCAAGTTCCTGCTCTCCCGGGGAAACTCGGCCGTAGCAGACCGGGGATTTCAATGGCTGATGGTGCTCTGCGCCTTCAGCATCTTCGGCATTGTCGTGCTCATTGCCACTGAGCTCATCCGCCAATCGCAGGAAGCGTGGCATGCTTTTGGTCTGAAATTCTTTTTCAAGGCGGACATCGACCCCTCCACAAATCTCCCGTGGTACTGGGATCCCGTCAATGGCCACTTCAGCGCGCTCCCATTCGTTTACGGGACACTGGTTACATCCTTGATGGCATTGGTTCTGGCGGTTCCGCTGGCGGTGGGTGTTGCGATCTTCCTCACGGAGATGTGTCCCAAGTCCCTGCGTGGAGGACTTGCATTCGTAACGGAACTGCTCGCGGCGATCCCAAGCGTCATTTACGGTTTGTGGGCCATATTCATCCTGGTGCCGATTCTGAGGCAATATGTAAATCCCGGGCTTAACAAGGCGCTGGGGTGGACAGGATTCTTTACCGATACCAACCCCACCGGGTTGGGCTATTTCGCCTCATCGGTGATCTTGGCGATCATGATCCTCCCGATCATCTCTTCTCTAACCCGCGAAGTCATGTCGGCGGTTCCGCATTCGCAGCGCGAGGCGGTGCTTGCTTTGGGTGCCACTCGCTGGGAGATGATCCGGACCGGCGTGCTGCGCAACGCCAGAATCGGCATTGTGGGTGCGATTATCCTCGGTCTTGGCCGTGCACTGGGCGAAACCATGGCTGTCCAGATGGTGATCGGCAACACGCCCGAGATCAGCAGATCGCTGCTGGCCAATGGAACCTCGATGGCAGCCGTCATCGCGAGCGAATATGCCGAGGCGGCGAACGACCTGCATCGAAGCGCATTAACAGAGATCGGCCTGGCGCTGTTTATCGTGACCATCATCGTGAATACGCTGGCGCGGCTGCTGGTGTGGGCTGTGACGCGCGGCGCGCCGGCGCGGGCGCATTGA
- a CDS encoding alpha-L-rhamnosidase-related protein, whose translation MRRILLLLLFVAGSIGLTAQSAEQLDPPSRAWKASWITHPTAPLRDPIVLHFRRSVDLPAVPTSYIVRASADNRFILYVNGKRVGDGPARGDLTHWRYEKFDLAPLLHAGANLITATVWNFGVYAPLAQMSDRTAFLLESEATGDASISTPNGWQVEVEPGQTPLPRSTLSYITYYASGPGEQLDASQYDWKWQEGDKGTEGQRDKGAATGQWVKPGDPMRDSAFPGTNKAHSADVTGDNPWGLVPDELPHMEYATTDPAKVVRATVSKGESVPGKPGQISASVTAAHSQFEGFPSESGTVPPHSHVALMLDRKALTTAYPQLTVSGGKGAKIRLTYSEALFDDKFHKADRDALDYTDAQGKKHDRKAAGLNDLFLPDGGQHRTFEPLWWRTWRYLDLDITTGDEPLTLESLKAQFTAYPFEERAKLTTGQADLDKIWEVSWRTARLDAHETYMDTPYYEQLQYIGDTRIQALISYTVGGDDRLGRQALEAFNTSRIPEGITRSRYPSSLPQNIPTFSLLWIGMLHDWWMYRPDPTPVKESLEGTRSVLNWYAQYEQPDGLLKKTPWWSFIDWIIKGELASYSANGESCVTTLEYLGALEQAADLEQAFGDPHIAQQHRERAGHVRSGLTSQCWSADRKLLADNPDRKDFSEQANILGVLYDVIPKDQQADVLQRMLPIQPGETPNGMQSASHYFRFYLARALDHAGMGDQYLKSLDAWRSLLPLHFSTWPEQPGDTRSDSHAWTAHPIYDLLTLVAGIEPASPGFKSVRIAPHLGDLRSLTASFPHPDGDIRVEYGWTPEKPDSQIKGGSTFHATITLPRSLSGTFEFDGTSRELKPGVNRIEVPMK comes from the coding sequence ATGCGCCGTATTCTCTTGCTTCTGCTATTCGTTGCCGGTTCCATTGGCTTGACCGCACAATCCGCCGAGCAACTGGATCCGCCGAGCCGTGCCTGGAAGGCCTCGTGGATCACGCACCCGACGGCGCCGCTCCGCGATCCCATCGTGCTGCACTTCCGCCGCAGCGTCGATCTGCCGGCGGTGCCGACGAGCTATATCGTCCGCGCCAGCGCCGATAACCGGTTCATCCTCTATGTAAATGGCAAACGCGTGGGCGACGGCCCAGCGCGCGGCGACCTGACCCACTGGCGCTACGAGAAGTTTGACCTGGCTCCTCTGCTTCACGCCGGCGCCAACCTTATTACGGCGACGGTATGGAACTTCGGCGTCTACGCTCCCCTCGCTCAGATGAGCGACCGGACGGCGTTCCTGCTCGAATCGGAGGCGACCGGCGACGCCAGCATCTCAACGCCGAATGGCTGGCAGGTCGAGGTTGAACCCGGGCAGACGCCGCTGCCGCGTTCGACGCTGAGCTACATCACCTATTACGCATCTGGGCCGGGCGAGCAGTTGGATGCTTCCCAATATGACTGGAAATGGCAAGAGGGGGACAAAGGGACAGAGGGACAAAGGGACAAAGGAGCCGCTACTGGGCAATGGGTGAAGCCCGGCGACCCGATGCGGGACAGTGCGTTTCCGGGGACGAATAAGGCACATTCTGCTGATGTAACCGGCGACAATCCATGGGGGCTGGTGCCGGATGAGCTGCCGCATATGGAGTATGCGACGACGGATCCTGCGAAGGTTGTGCGCGCCACGGTAAGCAAGGGCGAATCCGTTCCCGGCAAGCCGGGTCAGATCAGCGCATCCGTAACTGCTGCTCACTCGCAGTTCGAGGGCTTTCCGTCTGAATCCGGAACGGTGCCGCCGCATTCCCATGTTGCATTGATGCTCGACCGAAAAGCCCTCACCACCGCTTACCCTCAGCTCACGGTTTCCGGAGGGAAAGGCGCGAAGATTCGGCTCACGTACTCGGAAGCGCTGTTCGATGATAAGTTCCACAAAGCCGATCGCGACGCGCTTGACTACACGGATGCGCAAGGCAAAAAGCACGACCGCAAGGCGGCCGGCTTGAATGACCTGTTTCTGCCGGATGGCGGGCAACATCGGACGTTTGAGCCGCTGTGGTGGAGGACTTGGCGGTATCTCGATCTGGACATCACAACCGGCGATGAGCCGCTCACGCTTGAATCGCTGAAGGCGCAGTTCACCGCGTATCCCTTTGAAGAACGCGCCAAGCTGACGACTGGGCAGGCAGATCTCGACAAGATATGGGAAGTCTCATGGAGGACGGCGCGGCTGGATGCGCATGAGACCTATATGGATACGCCCTACTACGAGCAGTTGCAGTACATCGGAGACACGCGGATTCAGGCGCTGATTTCTTACACCGTTGGCGGCGACGACCGGCTCGGTAGGCAGGCGCTGGAGGCATTCAACACCTCGCGTATTCCGGAGGGCATTACCCGGTCGCGCTATCCCAGTTCCCTGCCCCAGAACATCCCGACGTTCTCGCTGCTGTGGATCGGTATGCTGCACGACTGGTGGATGTACCGGCCCGATCCAACACCGGTGAAGGAGTCGCTGGAAGGCACGCGCTCGGTGCTGAACTGGTATGCGCAGTACGAGCAGCCGGACGGCCTTTTGAAGAAGACGCCGTGGTGGTCGTTTATTGACTGGATCATCAAAGGCGAGCTCGCGAGCTACAGCGCCAATGGCGAATCGTGCGTCACGACCCTGGAATATCTCGGCGCTCTGGAGCAGGCCGCTGATCTTGAGCAGGCCTTCGGCGATCCGCACATCGCTCAGCAGCATCGCGAACGGGCCGGGCACGTCCGTTCAGGGTTGACGTCGCAGTGCTGGAGCGCGGACCGCAAGCTGCTCGCCGATAATCCCGATCGCAAGGACTTCTCCGAGCAGGCCAACATCCTCGGCGTGCTGTACGATGTGATTCCCAAAGACCAGCAAGCCGATGTGCTCCAGCGCATGCTCCCAATTCAGCCGGGAGAGACGCCGAATGGCATGCAGAGCGCCTCCCACTACTTCCGGTTCTATCTCGCGCGCGCGCTTGACCATGCCGGCATGGGCGATCAGTATCTGAAGTCGCTCGACGCCTGGCGCTCGCTGCTGCCTCTGCACTTCAGCACGTGGCCGGAACAGCCCGGCGACACGCGCTCCGACTCGCATGCATGGACGGCACACCCGATCTACGATCTGCTGACGCTGGTCGCCGGGATCGAGCCGGCCAGCCCGGGATTCAAAAGCGTTCGAATCGCTCCGCATCTGGGCGACCTGCGATCCCTGACAGCGTCCTTTCCACATCCAGATGGAGACATCCGCGTCGAGTATGGCTGGACTCCGGAAAAGCCCGACTCCCAAATAAAAGGCGGATCCACGTTTCATGCCACTATCACCTTGCCGAGGTCCCTCAGCGGCACCTTTGAGTTCGATGGCACGAGTCGCGAACTCAAGCCCGGGGTCAATCGGATTGAGGTACCTATGAAGTAG
- a CDS encoding LacI family DNA-binding transcriptional regulator, translating into MPKGKSSTPPGHVNLRMLAEHLDLSQTTVSLVLNNSPSAKSIPQETRQRVMEAAQRLNYRPNYFARSLRQSRSMSVGVLAPDLSEGYFTRVMNGVVQELTAAHYFYFTACHDWRKELIEQYPRMLVERAVDGFLMLNTPADQIQVPVPVVAISAHSQSENVTNIVLDHHAAVEMALKHLYDLGHRRIAFMRGPKAIPDSEYRWEAIQEVSREMGLKIDPANVIRIDSEGWSMKTGHHPMAPEIGYKPMKALLEKHRNFTAIFCFNDIAAIGAIRALRDSGCLVPQDVSVVGFDDILSAAYSTPSLTTVRQPLHEMGKRGAEVLLDRIANRDKVYPPEITMVPELIVRESTAAAPKA; encoded by the coding sequence ATGCCAAAGGGAAAGAGTTCCACGCCTCCGGGCCACGTGAACCTGCGAATGCTGGCCGAACACCTCGATCTCTCGCAGACGACCGTGTCGCTGGTGCTGAACAACTCGCCCTCGGCAAAGTCGATTCCGCAAGAGACGCGGCAGCGCGTAATGGAGGCGGCGCAGCGGCTCAATTATCGCCCCAACTACTTTGCCCGCTCGCTGCGTCAGAGCCGCTCGATGAGCGTTGGCGTGCTGGCTCCCGACCTGAGCGAGGGCTACTTCACGCGCGTGATGAACGGCGTGGTGCAGGAGCTGACCGCCGCGCACTATTTCTACTTCACTGCCTGCCACGACTGGCGCAAAGAGCTCATCGAGCAGTATCCGCGCATGCTGGTGGAGCGCGCGGTGGACGGGTTTCTGATGCTGAACACGCCGGCCGATCAGATCCAGGTGCCGGTTCCTGTGGTCGCCATCTCCGCGCACAGTCAGAGTGAGAACGTCACCAACATCGTGCTCGATCACCACGCGGCCGTAGAGATGGCGCTCAAGCACCTCTACGATCTCGGCCACCGCCGCATTGCGTTTATGCGCGGTCCGAAGGCCATTCCCGACTCCGAATACAGGTGGGAAGCGATTCAGGAAGTTTCACGCGAGATGGGTCTCAAGATCGATCCGGCCAACGTGATCCGCATCGACAGTGAAGGCTGGTCGATGAAGACCGGTCACCATCCGATGGCTCCCGAGATCGGCTACAAGCCGATGAAGGCGCTGCTTGAAAAGCATCGCAACTTCACGGCGATCTTCTGCTTCAACGACATTGCGGCTATCGGCGCGATTCGCGCGCTGAGGGACTCGGGCTGCCTGGTTCCGCAGGATGTTTCGGTGGTTGGCTTTGACGATATTCTGTCGGCGGCCTATTCCACTCCTTCGCTCACCACGGTGCGCCAGCCGCTGCATGAGATGGGCAAGCGCGGCGCCGAGGTGCTGCTCGACCGCATCGCGAATCGCGACAAGGTATATCCGCCGGAGATCACGATGGTTCCGGAGCTGATTGTGCGCGAGTCGACTGCTGCTGCTCCCAAAGCCTAG
- a CDS encoding S9 family peptidase codes for MRSLVYGMLGVVLLSGAANAEQKQTAGLPPLIDRSLFFGNPEIAGAQLSPDGQYLAFLKPWKDTRNIYVKRVDEPFEAARLLTTETHRPVAGYLWSRDIKMILYVKDHDGDENFNLYAVDPAGKPDAGKDAPASRDLTGLKGIRIMLYEVPKSEPDVVYIGLNDRDKAWHDLYKLSISTGEKTLLRKNTDRVTGWQFDNKDQLRLATRNAENGDTEILRVDADKFTPIYSCSVFETCNPLHFLPDNSRVYIESNKGSDLISLMLLDPQTGKTEMVESDPLGKVDLGGALFSQANDELIETWYIAAKVKTYFKDKAYGADYRWLEKQYADKDIAVNSSTRDEQRWLVSLHSDREPGIEILFDRKTRKITPQYRIYDKIPRESLAEMKAVTFKSSDGLEIPAYLTLPKGVPAKNLPAIILPHGGPWGRDNWGYNPMVQFLANRGYAVLTPNFRGSTGYGRKFLDGGNMEWGKKMQDDLTWGVKYLVAEGIADPKRVGIMGGSYGGYATLAGVAFTPDVYAAAVDIVGPSNLITLMESIPPYWEAARKTFAVRMGDVSTKEGKALLAAASPLNSADKIRTPLLVVQGANDPRVNRREAEQIVVALRDRGFPVEYLLADDEGHGFARPVNNLAMFMASEKFLAKHLGGRYQEGGGPEETTRLAQLTVDPKTVVVAKMVDAKNIGAPKPVSDLQPGTHHYNVTISMGGQEMKMKVASTITDAGEAWTAMEQAETPQGTMSDETSIAKQSLLVKKQVIKQGPVAIDVSYADDKATGKISMNGQEKPIAADLGGPVFADAAGADDVLACLPLAEGYSTSYRNFDVQTQKVKLLQASVAGSEKVTVPAGTFDTYRVEVTSADGGSDKKTVWIEKTTRKPVKTTAVLPSMGGATMTSELVD; via the coding sequence ATGAGAAGCCTCGTCTATGGAATGTTGGGAGTCGTGCTGCTGTCCGGCGCGGCTAATGCTGAGCAGAAGCAGACAGCAGGTCTTCCGCCTCTGATTGATCGCAGCCTGTTCTTTGGCAACCCCGAAATTGCGGGGGCTCAGCTTTCGCCGGACGGCCAGTATCTGGCGTTCCTGAAGCCGTGGAAGGACACGCGCAACATCTATGTGAAGCGCGTCGACGAGCCTTTCGAAGCGGCGCGCCTGCTGACTACCGAAACGCATCGGCCCGTGGCCGGATACCTGTGGTCGCGCGACATCAAGATGATCCTGTACGTCAAGGACCACGACGGCGATGAAAACTTCAACCTCTACGCCGTCGATCCTGCAGGCAAGCCCGACGCAGGAAAAGACGCGCCGGCCTCCCGCGATCTGACGGGGCTGAAGGGCATTCGCATCATGCTGTATGAGGTGCCCAAGAGCGAGCCCGACGTGGTCTACATCGGGTTGAACGATCGCGACAAGGCCTGGCACGACCTCTACAAGCTGAGTATTTCGACCGGCGAAAAGACGCTTCTCCGCAAGAACACCGACCGAGTAACCGGATGGCAGTTCGACAACAAGGATCAACTGCGGCTTGCCACCCGCAACGCGGAGAATGGCGACACCGAAATTCTGCGCGTGGACGCTGACAAGTTCACGCCCATCTACTCCTGCTCCGTATTTGAGACTTGCAATCCGCTGCACTTCCTGCCTGACAACAGCCGTGTCTACATCGAGAGCAACAAGGGCAGCGACCTCATCTCCCTGATGCTGCTGGACCCGCAGACGGGCAAGACCGAAATGGTGGAGAGCGATCCGCTTGGGAAGGTGGACCTTGGCGGCGCATTGTTCTCCCAGGCCAACGATGAGTTGATCGAGACCTGGTATATCGCGGCGAAGGTGAAGACCTACTTCAAGGACAAGGCGTACGGCGCGGATTACCGTTGGCTTGAAAAGCAATATGCCGATAAGGATATCGCGGTCAATTCCAGCACGCGCGATGAGCAGAGGTGGCTCGTAAGCCTGCACAGCGATCGCGAGCCCGGCATCGAGATCCTCTTCGATCGCAAGACGCGCAAAATCACGCCGCAGTACCGCATCTATGACAAGATTCCGCGCGAGAGCCTTGCGGAGATGAAGGCGGTGACGTTCAAGTCCTCTGACGGGCTGGAGATTCCTGCATATCTCACTCTGCCCAAAGGCGTGCCCGCAAAGAATCTGCCGGCCATTATCCTGCCGCACGGCGGTCCCTGGGGACGCGATAACTGGGGCTATAACCCCATGGTGCAATTTCTGGCGAACCGCGGATACGCTGTGCTTACGCCCAATTTCCGCGGCTCCACGGGATACGGCCGCAAATTCCTCGACGGCGGCAATATGGAATGGGGCAAGAAGATGCAGGACGACCTCACGTGGGGCGTCAAGTATCTGGTTGCCGAAGGCATAGCCGATCCCAAACGCGTGGGCATTATGGGCGGCTCGTACGGCGGCTACGCAACGCTTGCCGGCGTGGCGTTCACGCCCGATGTGTACGCGGCCGCAGTGGACATCGTCGGGCCCTCAAACCTGATCACCCTCATGGAGTCGATCCCGCCCTACTGGGAGGCAGCGCGCAAGACATTCGCCGTGCGCATGGGCGACGTCAGCACGAAGGAAGGCAAGGCGCTGCTGGCTGCTGCTTCGCCACTGAATTCAGCCGACAAGATTCGCACACCGCTGCTTGTTGTTCAGGGCGCCAATGACCCGCGCGTGAACCGGCGCGAGGCAGAGCAGATCGTCGTCGCGCTGCGCGACAGGGGCTTCCCGGTCGAGTATCTTCTGGCCGATGACGAAGGCCATGGCTTTGCGCGGCCGGTGAACAACCTGGCCATGTTCATGGCGTCCGAGAAGTTTCTTGCCAAGCACCTCGGCGGACGCTACCAGGAAGGCGGCGGTCCGGAAGAAACCACGCGGCTCGCACAACTCACCGTCGATCCAAAGACGGTAGTGGTCGCCAAAATGGTCGACGCCAAGAATATCGGGGCGCCCAAGCCTGTCAGCGATCTGCAACCGGGGACGCATCACTACAACGTAACCATCTCCATGGGCGGCCAGGAGATGAAGATGAAGGTCGCCTCCACCATCACGGATGCCGGTGAGGCGTGGACGGCGATGGAGCAGGCGGAGACGCCACAAGGCACAATGAGCGATGAAACGAGCATCGCCAAACAGAGCCTGCTGGTGAAGAAACAGGTCATAAAGCAGGGGCCGGTGGCGATTGATGTGAGCTATGCGGATGACAAGGCAACAGGCAAGATCAGCATGAACGGGCAGGAGAAGCCGATTGCGGCCGATCTTGGCGGGCCAGTATTTGCCGACGCAGCAGGCGCCGACGACGTGCTGGCGTGCCTGCCGCTCGCCGAGGGCTATTCAACCAGCTATCGCAATTTCGACGTGCAGACTCAGAAGGTAAAGCTGTTGCAGGCTAGCGTGGCCGGCAGTGAGAAAGTGACGGTTCCTGCGGGCACCTTCGATACCTATCGGGTTGAGGTGACCTCAGCGGACGGGGGCAGCGACAAGAAGACGGTCTGGATCGAGAAGACCACGCGCAAGCCGGTGAAGACGACCGCGGTGCTCCCCTCGATGGGCGGAGCGACGATGACGTCGGAACTGGTGGACTAA